A single region of the Drosophila miranda strain MSH22 chromosome 2, D.miranda_PacBio2.1, whole genome shotgun sequence genome encodes:
- the LOC108156302 gene encoding phosphoinositide 3-kinase adapter protein 1 isoform X4, with the protein MPAKGSCRLFSCVQAQRHEEEEDEDDVEAMDYVDMEMNNCGNGNNASGANASGCIGYNMDDILIITAKHSERAYLRATFLKNHFDKITKQRGRKPFNFLHIKIDDGPFSEEIAQKYQNTALQIVILCPALLALPHSFLMAQLSAIIRVEKVLAILLDVAEEKVKEMHKAALPSYYKWRRCVVRDNDQVQISNILGIATDILGRALCQRPPCQDSGSGNSGGLSRSFSSCSEGFTVLPKKVKLGQNKVVAMLAEPLEKNDTLKLLVEKSGELIELRNFKCRNPYTLQFSIPESCMEISTMIEIRIEKNNKSLGARPIKCESRLRELEQLLRVEDSPIEFMCHALGIGPVERDALDQHLLQCFQRNMPPNFHLLNGPCEKQPHFFTRLESSPEEYPTLLHFAARWGLNRLCIQLMECPGGDTACGVRNCAGRTPFELAEQEGHHKLAQNIVSFSEFHELTTMYHYFKGVSPTAAPSESSPKPVVIEAVPGKTKSSSGKPPKQLPSAEYMEMSSGSERENTPEVRPKTETLAISNLNYISVETEDENLQGSAAEKNMDSKKELPEPIPEAADSPGPERTTNELSINEPPYYQSKEQNKSQDVVDAPVAPLYQTDKFSQECSQLLENQAVGGNDYVLQPSNVPVNTPPTSSSTSNSCPPDDGNYLFQPSNRPVEEHLRMSRSTTRLAIGQNNHNSYNHNHQPGYGTLKRSASDASASSHNRSNADDELAEIMHDFKNNVLSIRDVELLVERWKHRNDVQQSFREKQDQIDQLRREYERIHEQVRSHLKRETPFERIKKFFSRPKMSPGGKHPGSCADSLLDETKSSIATSCSFKSGVRPISSLSLQSVSSSSSSSGRLSTGSNCSGASLGDSGTHSDHEDRRYNCRLGGHGSLMDNYLVPPPPRPVFTPSSTPGDERHQIVFPSPMSSCQRLNTPTSPTGSSSEHYQMFPSNIPVYGSQPLSSSQSSNYLNTIMEAKEHADTQQHYQNQNGVTLQPIKLNERSNIIYGKLTKSHSSSASSCSSFKPKQLAVPCPQVGSIEIQAEVYQNVGGDTPEAADKVEPTPETEAPNYMNC; encoded by the exons ATGCCTGCAAAGGGCAGTTGTCGCCTCTTTAGCTGTGTCCAGGCCCAGCGgcatgaggaggaggaggatgaggaCGATGTGGAGGCGATGGACTATGTGGACATGGAGATGA ACAACTGTGGCAACGGGAACAACGCAAGTGGAGCGAATGCATCCGGCTGCATCGGCTACAATATGGACGACATTCTGATCATCACGGCAAAGCACAGCGAACGCGCCTACTTGCGGGCCACTTTCCTGAAGAACCATTTCGACAAGATCACCAAACAGCGCGGACGGAAACCATTCAA TTTTCTGCACATCAAAATTGACGATGGTCCCTTCAGCGAGGAGATTGCCCAAAAGTACCAGAACACTGCTCTGCAGATTGTCATTCTGTGTCCCGCCCTGCTGGCACTGCCCCACAGCTTCCTGATGGCCCAACTGTCGGCCATTATACGGGTGGAGAAGGTCCTCGCCATCCTGCTGGATGTGGCCGAGGAGAAGGTCAAGGAGATGCACAAGGCTGCGCTACCCAGCTACTACAAGTGGCGCCGCTGTGTGGTGCGCGACAACGATCAGGTGCAGATCAGCAACATCCTGGGCATTGCCACGGACATCCTGGGCCGGGCCCTGTGCCAGCGGCCACCCTGCCAggacagcggcagcggcaacagtGGGGGCCTCTCGCGCAGCTTCTCCAGCTGCTCGGAGGGATTCACAGTGCTGCCGAAGAAGGTAAAACTCGGCCAGAACAAGGTGGTGGCCATGCTGGCAGAGCCACTGGAGAAGAACGACACTCTCAAGCTGCTGGTGGAGAAGTCCGGCGAACTGATCGAACTGCGCAACTTCAAGTGCCGCAATCCCTACACCCTGCAGTTCTCCATCCCCGAGTCCTGCATGGAGATCTCCACAATGATCGAGATACGCATCGAGAAGAATAACAAGAGCCTGGGCGCTCGGCCCATCAAGTGCGAGAGTCGGCTCCGAgagctcgagcagctgctCCGTGTGGAGGATTCGCCCATAGAGTTCATGTGTCATGCCTTGGGCATCGGACCCGTGGAAAGGGACGCTCTCGATCAGCATCTTCTGCAGTGTTTCCAGCGCAACATGCCGCCAAATTTCCACCTGCTGAACGGCCCCTGTGAGAAGCAACCGCATTTCTTCACGCGTCTCGAGTCCAGTCCGGAGGAGTACCCCACCCTGCTGCACTTCGCCGCTCGCTGGGGCCTCAACCGCCTCTGCATCCAACTGATGGAGTGCCCGGGCGGCGACACAGCCTGCGGCGTGCGCAACTGTGCCGGCCGTACCCCCTTTGAGCTGGCAGAGCAGGAGGGTCATCACAAGTTGGCACAGAACATTGTCAGCTTTTCGGAGTTCCACGAGCTCACGACCATGTATCACTACTTCAAGGGCGTCTCCCCAACAGCTGCTCCCAGCGAGAGCAGTCCGAAACCGGTGGTCATTGAGGCCGTGCCCGGAAAGACAAAATCCTCCTCTGGCAAACCGCCAAAGCAGTTGCCCTCCGCCGAGTACATGGAAATGTCCAGCGGCTCTGAAAGGGAGAACACGCCCGAGGTGCGTCCCAAAACGGAGACGCTGGCCATCTCGAATCTCAACTACATCAGTGTGGAGACGGAGGATGAGAACCTGCAGGGTTCGGCGGCGGAGAAGAACATGGACTCGAAGAAGGAGCTGCCGGAGCCAATACCTGAGGCTGCAGACTCGCCAGGACCCGAGCGAACTACCAACGAACTAAGCATCAACGAACCGCCCTACTACCAGTCCAAGGAGCAAAACAAGTCTCAGGATGTGGTGGATGCACCAGTGGCTCCCCTCTATCAAACGGACAAATTCAGCCAGGAGTGCTCCCAGCTGCTGGAGAACCAAGCGGTGGGCGGCAACGACTACGTACTGCAGCCCTCGAATGTGCCCGTGAATACTCCtcccaccagcagcagcacctccAACAGCTGCCCCCCGGATGATGGAAACTATTTGTTCCAGCCCTCGAACCGCCCCGTGGAGGAGCATCTGCGGATGAGCCGCTCGACAACGCGACTGGCCATTGGACAGAACAACCACAACAGCTATAACCACAATCATCAGCCTGGATATGGAACGCTCAAGCGCAGTGCCAGCGATGCATCTGCCTCCAGCCACAATCGATCGAACGCCGACGATGAGCTGGCCGAAATAATGCACGACTTCAAGAACAATGTACTGTCCATTCGGGATGTGGAGCTGCTGGTGGAACGCTGGAAGCATCGCAACGATGTGCAACAAAGCTTCCGGGAGAAGCAGGATCAGATCGACCAACTGCGCCGCGAGTACGAGCGCATCCACGAGCAGGTGCGATCGCATTTGAAGCGAGAGACGCCTTTCGAGCGCATCAAGAAGTTCTTCTCGCGTCCGAAGATGTCGCCTGGGGGGAAGCATCCTGGCAGCTGTGCCGACAGCCTTCTGGACGAGACCAAGAGCTCGATAGCCACTAGCTGCAGCTTCAAGTCGGGGGTTCGTCCCATCAGCTCCCTCAGCCTGCAGAGCGTATCCAGCAGCAGCTCATCCTCTGGGCGCCTGAGCACGGGCAGCAACTGCAGTGGCGCCTCCCTGGGCGACTCTGGCACCCACTCGGACCACGAGGATCGGCGCTACAACTGCCGGCTAGGTGGCCACGGATCGCTGATGGACAATTATCTGGTTCCGCCGCCACCACGTCCCGTCTTCACGCCCAGCTCCACGCCCGGCGATGAGCGTCACCAGATCGTCTTCCCCTCGCCCATGTCCAGCTGCCAACGCCTGAACACGCCCACCAGCCCCACCGGGTCCTCCTCCGAGCACTACCAGATGTTCCCCTCGAACATACCTGTGTACGGCAGCCAGCCGCTGTCCTCCTCCCAGAGCAGCAACTACCTGAATACCATCATGGAGGCGAAGGAGCACGCCGATACCCAGCAACACTACCAGAACCAGAACGGAGTCACCCTGCAGCCCATCAAGCTGAACGAGCGCTCGAACATCATCTACGGGAAGCTGACTAAAAGCCACTCGTCCTCCGCctccagctgcagcagctTTAAGCCCAAGCAGCTGGCAGTGCCATGTCCCCAGGTGGGCAGCATCGAGATCCAGGCCGAGGTCTATCAGAATGTGGGTGGAGATACCCCAGAGGCCGCTGACAAAGTTGAGCCCACGCCGGAGACAGAGGCGCCCAACTACATGAACTGCTAG
- the LOC108156302 gene encoding phosphoinositide 3-kinase adapter protein 1 isoform X5, protein MVNGAVKYCTIKMLLQVENIEMETFCCDNCGNGNNASGANASGCIGYNMDDILIITAKHSERAYLRATFLKNHFDKITKQRGRKPFNFLHIKIDDGPFSEEIAQKYQNTALQIVILCPALLALPHSFLMAQLSAIIRVEKVLAILLDVAEEKVKEMHKAALPSYYKWRRCVVRDNDQVQISNILGIATDILGRALCQRPPCQDSGSGNSGGLSRSFSSCSEGFTVLPKKVKLGQNKVVAMLAEPLEKNDTLKLLVEKSGELIELRNFKCRNPYTLQFSIPESCMEISTMIEIRIEKNNKSLGARPIKCESRLRELEQLLRVEDSPIEFMCHALGIGPVERDALDQHLLQCFQRNMPPNFHLLNGPCEKQPHFFTRLESSPEEYPTLLHFAARWGLNRLCIQLMECPGGDTACGVRNCAGRTPFELAEQEGHHKLAQNIVSFSEFHELTTMYHYFKGVSPTAAPSESSPKPVVIEAVPGKTKSSSGKPPKQLPSAEYMEMSSGSERENTPEVRPKTETLAISNLNYISVETEDENLQGSAAEKNMDSKKELPEPIPEAADSPGPERTTNELSINEPPYYQSKEQNKSQDVVDAPVAPLYQTDKFSQECSQLLENQAVGGNDYVLQPSNVPVNTPPTSSSTSNSCPPDDGNYLFQPSNRPVEEHLRMSRSTTRLAIGQNNHNSYNHNHQPGYGTLKRSASDASASSHNRSNADDELAEIMHDFKNNVLSIRDVELLVERWKHRNDVQQSFREKQDQIDQLRREYERIHEQVRSHLKRETPFERIKKFFSRPKMSPGGKHPGSCADSLLDETKSSIATSCSFKSGVRPISSLSLQSVSSSSSSSGRLSTGSNCSGASLGDSGTHSDHEDRRYNCRLGGHGSLMDNYLVPPPPRPVFTPSSTPGDERHQIVFPSPMSSCQRLNTPTSPTGSSSEHYQMFPSNIPVYGSQPLSSSQSSNYLNTIMEAKEHADTQQHYQNQNGVTLQPIKLNERSNIIYGKLTKSHSSSASSCSSFKPKQLAVPCPQVGSIEIQAEVYQNVGGDTPEAADKVEPTPETEAPNYMNC, encoded by the exons ACAACTGTGGCAACGGGAACAACGCAAGTGGAGCGAATGCATCCGGCTGCATCGGCTACAATATGGACGACATTCTGATCATCACGGCAAAGCACAGCGAACGCGCCTACTTGCGGGCCACTTTCCTGAAGAACCATTTCGACAAGATCACCAAACAGCGCGGACGGAAACCATTCAA TTTTCTGCACATCAAAATTGACGATGGTCCCTTCAGCGAGGAGATTGCCCAAAAGTACCAGAACACTGCTCTGCAGATTGTCATTCTGTGTCCCGCCCTGCTGGCACTGCCCCACAGCTTCCTGATGGCCCAACTGTCGGCCATTATACGGGTGGAGAAGGTCCTCGCCATCCTGCTGGATGTGGCCGAGGAGAAGGTCAAGGAGATGCACAAGGCTGCGCTACCCAGCTACTACAAGTGGCGCCGCTGTGTGGTGCGCGACAACGATCAGGTGCAGATCAGCAACATCCTGGGCATTGCCACGGACATCCTGGGCCGGGCCCTGTGCCAGCGGCCACCCTGCCAggacagcggcagcggcaacagtGGGGGCCTCTCGCGCAGCTTCTCCAGCTGCTCGGAGGGATTCACAGTGCTGCCGAAGAAGGTAAAACTCGGCCAGAACAAGGTGGTGGCCATGCTGGCAGAGCCACTGGAGAAGAACGACACTCTCAAGCTGCTGGTGGAGAAGTCCGGCGAACTGATCGAACTGCGCAACTTCAAGTGCCGCAATCCCTACACCCTGCAGTTCTCCATCCCCGAGTCCTGCATGGAGATCTCCACAATGATCGAGATACGCATCGAGAAGAATAACAAGAGCCTGGGCGCTCGGCCCATCAAGTGCGAGAGTCGGCTCCGAgagctcgagcagctgctCCGTGTGGAGGATTCGCCCATAGAGTTCATGTGTCATGCCTTGGGCATCGGACCCGTGGAAAGGGACGCTCTCGATCAGCATCTTCTGCAGTGTTTCCAGCGCAACATGCCGCCAAATTTCCACCTGCTGAACGGCCCCTGTGAGAAGCAACCGCATTTCTTCACGCGTCTCGAGTCCAGTCCGGAGGAGTACCCCACCCTGCTGCACTTCGCCGCTCGCTGGGGCCTCAACCGCCTCTGCATCCAACTGATGGAGTGCCCGGGCGGCGACACAGCCTGCGGCGTGCGCAACTGTGCCGGCCGTACCCCCTTTGAGCTGGCAGAGCAGGAGGGTCATCACAAGTTGGCACAGAACATTGTCAGCTTTTCGGAGTTCCACGAGCTCACGACCATGTATCACTACTTCAAGGGCGTCTCCCCAACAGCTGCTCCCAGCGAGAGCAGTCCGAAACCGGTGGTCATTGAGGCCGTGCCCGGAAAGACAAAATCCTCCTCTGGCAAACCGCCAAAGCAGTTGCCCTCCGCCGAGTACATGGAAATGTCCAGCGGCTCTGAAAGGGAGAACACGCCCGAGGTGCGTCCCAAAACGGAGACGCTGGCCATCTCGAATCTCAACTACATCAGTGTGGAGACGGAGGATGAGAACCTGCAGGGTTCGGCGGCGGAGAAGAACATGGACTCGAAGAAGGAGCTGCCGGAGCCAATACCTGAGGCTGCAGACTCGCCAGGACCCGAGCGAACTACCAACGAACTAAGCATCAACGAACCGCCCTACTACCAGTCCAAGGAGCAAAACAAGTCTCAGGATGTGGTGGATGCACCAGTGGCTCCCCTCTATCAAACGGACAAATTCAGCCAGGAGTGCTCCCAGCTGCTGGAGAACCAAGCGGTGGGCGGCAACGACTACGTACTGCAGCCCTCGAATGTGCCCGTGAATACTCCtcccaccagcagcagcacctccAACAGCTGCCCCCCGGATGATGGAAACTATTTGTTCCAGCCCTCGAACCGCCCCGTGGAGGAGCATCTGCGGATGAGCCGCTCGACAACGCGACTGGCCATTGGACAGAACAACCACAACAGCTATAACCACAATCATCAGCCTGGATATGGAACGCTCAAGCGCAGTGCCAGCGATGCATCTGCCTCCAGCCACAATCGATCGAACGCCGACGATGAGCTGGCCGAAATAATGCACGACTTCAAGAACAATGTACTGTCCATTCGGGATGTGGAGCTGCTGGTGGAACGCTGGAAGCATCGCAACGATGTGCAACAAAGCTTCCGGGAGAAGCAGGATCAGATCGACCAACTGCGCCGCGAGTACGAGCGCATCCACGAGCAGGTGCGATCGCATTTGAAGCGAGAGACGCCTTTCGAGCGCATCAAGAAGTTCTTCTCGCGTCCGAAGATGTCGCCTGGGGGGAAGCATCCTGGCAGCTGTGCCGACAGCCTTCTGGACGAGACCAAGAGCTCGATAGCCACTAGCTGCAGCTTCAAGTCGGGGGTTCGTCCCATCAGCTCCCTCAGCCTGCAGAGCGTATCCAGCAGCAGCTCATCCTCTGGGCGCCTGAGCACGGGCAGCAACTGCAGTGGCGCCTCCCTGGGCGACTCTGGCACCCACTCGGACCACGAGGATCGGCGCTACAACTGCCGGCTAGGTGGCCACGGATCGCTGATGGACAATTATCTGGTTCCGCCGCCACCACGTCCCGTCTTCACGCCCAGCTCCACGCCCGGCGATGAGCGTCACCAGATCGTCTTCCCCTCGCCCATGTCCAGCTGCCAACGCCTGAACACGCCCACCAGCCCCACCGGGTCCTCCTCCGAGCACTACCAGATGTTCCCCTCGAACATACCTGTGTACGGCAGCCAGCCGCTGTCCTCCTCCCAGAGCAGCAACTACCTGAATACCATCATGGAGGCGAAGGAGCACGCCGATACCCAGCAACACTACCAGAACCAGAACGGAGTCACCCTGCAGCCCATCAAGCTGAACGAGCGCTCGAACATCATCTACGGGAAGCTGACTAAAAGCCACTCGTCCTCCGCctccagctgcagcagctTTAAGCCCAAGCAGCTGGCAGTGCCATGTCCCCAGGTGGGCAGCATCGAGATCCAGGCCGAGGTCTATCAGAATGTGGGTGGAGATACCCCAGAGGCCGCTGACAAAGTTGAGCCCACGCCGGAGACAGAGGCGCCCAACTACATGAACTGCTAG